Proteins from one Pseudomonadota bacterium genomic window:
- the trbC gene encoding type-F conjugative transfer system pilin assembly protein TrbC, giving the protein MSRAFLVISLLITCPSFGENQAYSTLENQQEASKAAQHFKEEALSYLRESLTGKASGQFSGGFKMQQGRVCKSSGVAGTCTGHAAISAAASEADNLANSSGLLVFVSFSMPELTLRNYSRDVKKVGGRLLVRGLLDDSFKVTQQRLRQLGIELDIDPDLFTKYKVQQVPSFIWLTDGQPSNRLVGHVSLQHVLQEFAGVSQQPELQLALEKLVKPIREDQ; this is encoded by the coding sequence ATGTCAAGAGCTTTTCTAGTGATTTCTTTACTGATTACCTGCCCCAGTTTTGGAGAAAACCAAGCATATTCTACGCTGGAAAATCAGCAAGAAGCAAGTAAAGCAGCACAGCATTTTAAGGAGGAAGCGTTGAGTTACTTACGTGAGTCGCTTACAGGAAAGGCTTCAGGGCAGTTTTCTGGTGGGTTTAAGATGCAGCAGGGTCGGGTTTGTAAGAGTTCAGGCGTTGCTGGAACCTGTACTGGTCATGCGGCAATCAGTGCTGCTGCTTCAGAGGCTGATAACCTTGCTAACTCGAGTGGTTTGCTGGTGTTTGTGAGTTTTTCAATGCCGGAGTTGACTTTGCGGAATTACTCTAGGGATGTCAAAAAAGTTGGTGGTCGTTTGCTGGTTAGGGGGTTGCTTGATGATTCATTTAAGGTTACGCAGCAGCGCTTGAGGCAATTGGGAATCGAGCTGGATATCGATCCTGATTTGTTTACGAAATATAAAGTTCAGCAGGTTCCCAGCTTTATTTGGCTTACAGACGGCCAGCCAAGCAATCGCCTGGTTGGGCATGTTTCGCTGCAACATGTTTTGCAAGAGTTTGCAGGAGTCAGTCAGCAGCCAGAGCTGCAACTGGCCCTGGAAAAACTTGTCAAGCCAATAAGAGAAGATCAATAA